A single Mangrovimonas sp. YM274 DNA region contains:
- a CDS encoding helix-turn-helix domain-containing protein, which yields MKHEKQHWRKKSYQKVNLETKLLVVDQIISGQLSNNQASKKYEVPRTTIAYWLRKYSTLVQRNTGMSKNDEIKKLKERIEELEFQKDFQQDIIADMELITGVDMSKKSLPKTLAKEIEKKKKDRLKENGSMDVLGYLSKPSTKDSKHNKNKK from the coding sequence ATGAAACACGAAAAACAACACTGGCGAAAAAAAAGCTACCAAAAAGTCAATCTAGAGACCAAACTTCTGGTCGTTGACCAAATCATTAGCGGACAGCTATCCAACAACCAAGCTTCCAAAAAATATGAGGTTCCCAGAACCACCATAGCCTATTGGTTAAGAAAATACAGTACCTTAGTGCAACGAAACACTGGTATGAGCAAAAACGACGAAATTAAAAAGCTGAAAGAGCGTATTGAAGAACTGGAGTTCCAAAAGGACTTCCAACAGGACATTATCGCTGATATGGAACTTATTACAGGTGTCGACATGTCAAAAAAGTCATTACCCAAAACATTGGCAAAAGAGATAGAGAAAAAGAAAAAAGACCGTTTAAAAGAAAATGGCTCTATGGATGTTTTGGGATATCTAAGCAAGCCTTCTACAAAAGACTCAAAACACAACAAAAACAAGAAATAG
- a CDS encoding DUF4240 domain-containing protein codes for MVYKGKNWAKIVSIILFSLALLGALVGLATLDTPFINKIPLLVMVFVYSMAIYHFGFAKSFKEFIKFQNTEITESIQDSKEIMDSEKFWKIIEITKSESSGDYEKQQSLLERELLKLTAKEVLEFDNKFRTLKGEIYTWDFWAAAYIINGGCSDDCFSDFRGWLIGQGKSVFESAVQNIESLSELKETNDGDWEGLSYIPTDIYEKKTGNDMPNGIQENFEITGEEWEEDKNELKNRFPKLYAKFGME; via the coding sequence ATGGTTTATAAAGGAAAGAATTGGGCGAAAATTGTTTCAATAATTTTATTTTCTTTAGCACTTCTAGGAGCATTAGTTGGTTTAGCAACTTTAGACACACCTTTTATCAATAAAATCCCTTTATTGGTTATGGTTTTTGTTTATTCAATGGCAATTTATCATTTTGGTTTTGCTAAAAGTTTTAAAGAGTTTATCAAATTTCAAAATACTGAAATCACAGAATCAATTCAAGATTCTAAAGAAATTATGGATTCAGAAAAATTTTGGAAAATTATTGAGATTACAAAATCTGAAAGTTCTGGAGATTATGAAAAACAACAATCTCTACTTGAAAGAGAATTATTAAAACTAACTGCAAAAGAAGTTTTAGAATTCGACAATAAATTTAGAACATTAAAAGGGGAAATCTATACTTGGGATTTTTGGGCTGCTGCATATATAATAAATGGAGGTTGCTCTGATGACTGTTTCTCTGATTTTAGAGGTTGGTTAATTGGACAAGGAAAATCAGTATTTGAAAGTGCAGTTCAGAATATTGAATCACTTTCCGAACTCAAAGAAACAAACGATGGAGATTGGGAAGGTTTAAGTTATATTCCAACTGACATTTATGAAAAAAAGACAGGAAATGACATGCCTAATGGAATTCAAGAAAATTTTGAAATTACTGGAGAAGAATGGGAAGAAGATAAAAATGAATTAAAAAATAGATTTCCGAAGTTATACGCAAAATTCGGAATGGAATAA
- a CDS encoding IS3 family transposase has protein sequence MSKQAFYKRLKTQQKQEIDQQKLISLVKGYRKKVGSKTGGIKLYSELKQDFINANIKIGRDKFYRFLRLNRLLIPKAKNYITTTNSNHMFKKYKNLVKDHVPTQPEQLWVSDITYIKTENGHNYLALVTDAYSKQIMGYKLDSHMRTSLCKDALAMAIKNRKYRNQKLIHHSDRGFQYCNPKYSQFAEQNGITMSMTEQYDPYENAVAERINRTLKHEYGLKQTIKNTELAKKMTQQAVYIYNNLRAHFSLDLRKPAEVHLNPNINYKSYRKNNVILNPLTI, from the coding sequence ATATCTAAGCAAGCCTTCTACAAAAGACTCAAAACACAACAAAAACAAGAAATAGACCAACAAAAACTAATTTCTTTAGTTAAGGGTTACCGTAAAAAAGTAGGCTCTAAAACTGGTGGAATCAAGCTCTACAGTGAGCTGAAACAAGATTTTATAAATGCCAATATTAAGATTGGCAGAGATAAATTCTATAGGTTTCTAAGGCTTAACAGACTACTAATACCTAAAGCCAAAAATTACATCACTACAACAAACTCCAACCACATGTTCAAAAAATATAAAAACCTTGTTAAGGACCACGTCCCCACCCAACCAGAACAGCTTTGGGTAAGCGACATAACATACATTAAAACCGAAAACGGACACAACTACCTAGCATTGGTAACCGATGCCTATTCCAAGCAAATTATGGGGTATAAACTAGACAGCCATATGAGAACATCTCTTTGCAAAGATGCACTCGCCATGGCCATTAAAAACAGAAAATATCGCAACCAAAAGCTCATCCATCATTCTGACAGAGGGTTCCAGTACTGCAATCCCAAATACTCGCAGTTTGCTGAACAAAACGGCATTACCATGAGTATGACAGAACAATACGATCCTTATGAAAACGCCGTTGCAGAACGTATTAACAGAACCCTAAAACATGAATATGGGCTGAAACAAACCATTAAAAACACGGAACTAGCCAAAAAAATGACACAGCAAGCGGTCTATATTTACAACAACCTAAGAGCTCATTTCAGCCTGGATCTGAGAAAACCTGCCGAAGTACATCTCAATCCAAACATCAACTACAAATCGTATCGAAAAAATAATGTAATTTTAAATCCTCTAACGATTTGA
- a CDS encoding UPF0158 family protein: MENSRSKIIKEIAQELDCGNECYFNPKTNEIITIPNFSNFLDEEEFRECFNDELKNIKWNKGHLIKIEPLESFESFNIMERFIDQIPDTLFKSHLENILQKRKPFQNFKNSIDNSDFRQDWFDFKKNQLERIVENQLKLNL, encoded by the coding sequence ATGGAAAATTCAAGGTCGAAAATAATTAAAGAAATTGCGCAAGAATTAGATTGTGGAAACGAATGTTATTTCAATCCTAAAACGAACGAAATTATAACAATTCCGAATTTTTCAAATTTTTTGGACGAAGAAGAATTTAGGGAATGTTTTAATGATGAACTAAAAAATATCAAATGGAACAAAGGGCACTTAATAAAAATAGAACCTTTAGAAAGTTTTGAATCGTTTAATATAATGGAACGATTTATTGACCAAATTCCTGATACTCTATTCAAATCACATTTGGAAAATATTTTACAAAAAAGAAAACCGTTCCAAAATTTTAAGAATTCAATCGACAATTCTGATTTTAGACAAGATTGGTTCGATTTCAAAAAAAATCAACTCGAAAGAATAGTAGAAAATCAATTAAAATTAAACCTTTAA
- a CDS encoding T9SS type A sorting domain-containing protein, with product MNQIRIKFLLFLIFVTNYSQGQVTDVVTGLNFPGGLAFYGNELYFSQTSDGIISKINVLSDPIIIEEIINIGDVITDIEIIGNELYFANFQSDKISKINVNSQSPTIIDVLDVYKPWSLKSFGDFLYFSSGSGVDTLPNNGKVSFIDVLDDNPVPIEIISNQAYTASLEIKDNFLYFSDPYANKIVQIDVSNTNYLATDFITNLNTPLGLMFNGNILYIAERDNNRIASVDVSSNPILIEDFITGLNGPVQTITNGTDMYIAENLAGKISKSENTMLSVQDIDFKKLNIFPNPTSDYIHLQGFKENSLILIYDLSGNELYKKIMLSDQKIDISNFKNGYYFLRINKDTTFKIIKI from the coding sequence ATGAACCAAATTCGCATTAAGTTTTTACTATTCTTAATTTTCGTAACGAATTATTCACAAGGACAGGTCACTGATGTTGTTACAGGATTAAACTTTCCAGGTGGTTTGGCTTTTTATGGAAACGAACTATATTTCTCTCAAACAAGTGATGGGATTATTTCCAAAATTAATGTGCTTTCAGACCCAATAATTATTGAGGAAATAATCAATATAGGTGATGTCATAACAGATATTGAAATTATTGGTAATGAACTATATTTCGCGAATTTTCAAAGCGACAAAATTTCTAAGATTAATGTCAACTCACAATCGCCAACAATAATTGATGTGCTAGACGTTTACAAACCTTGGAGTTTAAAATCGTTTGGAGACTTTTTGTATTTCAGCTCGGGATCTGGTGTCGATACACTTCCAAATAATGGTAAAGTATCTTTTATTGATGTTTTAGACGATAACCCTGTTCCTATTGAAATAATATCAAATCAAGCATATACAGCTTCTTTGGAGATAAAAGATAACTTTCTTTATTTTTCTGATCCATACGCAAATAAAATCGTACAAATAGATGTTAGCAATACCAATTATTTAGCTACTGATTTCATTACAAATCTCAATACTCCTTTAGGATTGATGTTCAATGGCAATATACTTTATATCGCTGAGAGAGATAATAATAGAATTGCTAGCGTAGATGTTTCAAGTAACCCAATTTTGATAGAAGATTTTATAACTGGATTGAATGGTCCCGTTCAAACCATTACTAACGGTACAGATATGTACATCGCTGAAAATCTCGCTGGAAAAATTTCAAAATCTGAAAATACAATGCTTTCAGTGCAAGACATAGACTTCAAGAAGCTTAATATCTTTCCAAATCCAACCTCAGATTATATTCATCTGCAAGGTTTTAAGGAAAATTCATTAATACTTATTTATGATTTATCAGGAAATGAATTGTACAAAAAAATAATGCTTTCAGACCAAAAGATTGATATAAGCAATTTTAAAAATGGCTATTATTTTCTAAGAATAAATAAGGATACAACATTCAAAATTATTAAAATATAA